One part of the Tachyglossus aculeatus isolate mTacAcu1 chromosome 26, mTacAcu1.pri, whole genome shotgun sequence genome encodes these proteins:
- the LOC119946203 gene encoding zinc finger FYVE domain-containing protein 1-like, with protein sequence MQYVSLSPTPHPGGHRGTGLAQLTLAKAPPPVRPRAGAGWRCGAAESNMEAEEAEALGPGDGGGGGHRSSCVVAPDDDPSPPGSPQSRRDVQRSSFLLLDPKEALQVGSAEALALQLGCAPGQRVKVLSVFGNTGDGKSHSLNEALCGGRPVFPTGSGQVPGTLGVRAALAPGPGLLLLDTEGLLGPTSEPARRQRLLLKVLALSDVAVYRTRAERLPRDLFQFLGGASGAYGRFFAGELRALAARLRRPGDAPLGRLGPAVLVFQETTRTQLLGHGEDPGEADRLLQRRLRGLDLDTAWFSCLRYVGTHTPHPPTDFSAFRAAALDLLRDTGIRTPRPLHVVYGALQALTEKFSGELSGEPNSSSFFPDAYFTCNALCLSCGCRCINGMNHERDGEPHGAQGLCRFSHRYGNRVLLCKRCYECGREEVLLPQATASTDSTLLGIAKFAWSGWVLECPRCGIVYRSRQYWYGNPEPESSAARAQVRHIWPGTLALGTEQPHTGRRVLDGMGEALELVSGYGAPPARAAAAWLADRVAPAYWRPNGDITMCASCRLPFAPGERKHHCRACGEGFCHSCSGQRMPVPARGWGLTPVRVCKSCFRARQAKPLIEEPELAPEAGRALLARRMTEATQTALELVSAAVEYPLGLVTEAVRPSYWTSDQDLARCQLCQSSFTAGLRRHHCRACGRGVCQDCSPEQRPVPSRGWPLPVRVCLDCARRQGQL encoded by the exons ATGCAATATGTGTCA CTCAGTCCCACCCCACACCCGGGCGGGCaccggggcacgggcctggcccAGCTCACCCTGGCCAAG gccccgccccctgtccgCCCCCGGGCGGGCGCTGGGTGGCGCTGCGGCGCCGCCGAATCCAACATGGAGGCCGAGGAGGCCGAGGCCTTGGGgcctggtgatggtggtggtggtggccatCGGTCATCCTGCGTGGTCGCCCCCGACGACGACCCTTCCCCTCCCGGCTCCCCCCAAAGCAGAAGGGacgtgcagagaagcagcttccTGCTTTTGGACCCAAAAGAAGCGCTGCAG GTGGGCAGCGCCGAGGCCCTGGCCCTGCAGCTGGGCTGTGCCCCCGGCCAGCGCGTCAAGGTGCTGTCGGTGTTCGGGAACACGGGCGACGGCAAGTCCCACAGCCTCAACGAGGCCCTGTGCGGGGGCCGCCCCGTCTTCCCCACGGGCTCGGGCCAGGTCCCGGGCACCCTGGGCGTGCGGGCCGCCTTGGCACCGGGCCCGGGCCTGCTGCTGCTGGACACCGAGGGCCTGCTGGGGCCCACGTCGGAGCCGGCCCGCCGCCAGAGGCTGCTGCTCAAGGTGCTGGCGCTGTCGGACGTGGCCGTTTACCGCACCCGGGCCGAGCGGCTGCCCCGGGACCTCTTCCAGTTCCTCGGGGGGGCCTCCGGGGCCTACGGCCGCTTCTTCGCCGGCGAGCTGCGGGCCCTGGCCGCCCGCCTCCGACGCCCCGGAGATGCCCCCTTGGGCAGGCTGGGGCCCGCCGTCCTCGTCTTCCAGGAGACCACCCGGACCCAGCTGCTGGGGCACG GCGAGGACCCCGGGGAGGCAGATCGGCTGCTCCAGCGGCGGCTGCGGGGCCTGGACCTGGACACAGCCTGGTTCAGCTGTCTGCGCTACGTTGGCACCCACACGCCCCACCCGCCCACCGACTTCTCCGCCTTCCGTGCCGCTGCGCTGGACCTGCTGCGTGACACGGGCATCCgcaccccccggcccctccacgTGGTCTACGGGGCCTTGCAG GCCctgacagagaagttcagcggggAACTCTCCGGGGAGCCAAACTCCAGCTCGTTTTTCCCAGATGCCTATTTCACCTGCAACGCCCTTTGTCTGAGCTGCGG GTGTCGCTGCATAAATGGGATGAACCATGAGCGGGACGGAGAGCCCCACGGGGCCCAGGGGCTGTGCCGCTTCTCCCACCGCTATGGGAACCGAGTGCTGCTGTGCAAG CGATGCTACGAATGCGGGAGAGAGGAGGTGCTGCTGCCCCAGGCCACGGCTTCCACGGACAGCACCTTGCTGGGCATCGCCAAGTTCGCCTGGTCCGG GTGGGTGCTCGAGTGCCCGCGCTGCGGCATCGTCTACCGCAGCCGCCAGTACTGGTACGGGAACCCGGAACCCGAGAGCAGTGCCGCCCGTGCCCAGGTCCGCCACATATGGCCCGGG ACCCTGGCCCTGGGAACGGAGCAGCCCCACACCGGCAGGCGGGTGCTAGACGGGATGGGGGAAGCGCTGGAACTGGTGAGCGGGTACGGGGCACCCCCTGCCCGCGCCGCCGCAGCCTGGCTCGCTGACCGTGTGGCCCCTGCCTACTGGAGACCCAACGGTGACATCACG ATGTGTGCCAGCTGCCGGCTGCCCTTCGCACCAGGGGAACGGAAGCATCACTGCCGGGCTTGTGGCGAAGGCTTCTGCCACAGCTGCTCTGGGCAGAGGATGCCCGTGCCTGCCCGCGGCTGGGGTCTCACCCCCGTGCGGGTCTGCAAGTCCTGCTTCCGGGCCCGACAGG CCAAGCCCCTCATCGAGGAACCGGAGCTGGCACCGGAGGCCGGGAGGGCACTGCTGGCTCGTAGGATGACCGAGGCCACCCAGACTGCTTTGGAGCTGGTGTCGGCAGCTGTGGAGTACCCACTGG GTTTGGTGACCGAAGCTGTCCGGCCCAGCTACTGGACATCGGACCAGGACCTAGCCCGGTGCCAGCTGTGCCAAAGCAGCTTCACCGCCGGCCTGCGGCGGCACCACTGCCGGGCCTGTGGGCGCGGCGTATGCCAGGACTGTTCTCCCGAGCAGCGCCCCGTGCCCTCACGGGGCTGGCCTCTCCCTGTCCGCGTCTGCCTCGACTGTGCCCGGCGGCAGGGGCAGCTGTGA